Proteins from one Triticum aestivum cultivar Chinese Spring chromosome 7A, IWGSC CS RefSeq v2.1, whole genome shotgun sequence genomic window:
- the LOC123149433 gene encoding mechanosensitive ion channel protein 10: MDPSNANANPKPPAGANGDVVLIMPPEQPQQQRATAADAPKTPPNPEKPPPPTPTSAAAPPRPHLPNPEKPPQSPARPPLAPAQGALLRRRSSLSKPKSRFVEPPTPTAPSSHPSPAHPASTAQTPRPASTPQTPGEGDDDDDVFRKGGAPTAATAAKCRRRACISLELAVLVLFLALLVVSLVARPLKGHFVWGLEIWKWCVMVITVFSGHLVSHWVIAFVVFLIERNFLLRNKVLYFVFGLKNSVQACLWIGLVLIAWSQLFDQEQLGRTAKTARILNYVSRFLASVLIASVIWVVKTFIMKAIASTFHRKAFFDRIQESLFHQYVLQTLSGPPLMELAENVGREPSGRVSLSRTKDDKGTPKVIDAVKLRKMKQERISAWTMKGLITAIRSSRLSTISQSIESFHEFDETEQKDKEINSEWEAKAAADAIFKNVARQGYKHIEELDLLRFFNREEAALVLPMFEGASETGKIKRSALKNWVVSAYLDRKSLAHSLNDTKTAVSQLHSLIRILVLIIIIIITLLLMGIATTKILVVISSQLLVVVFIFGNACKTVFEALIFVFIMHPFDVGDRCVIDGIQMVVEEMNILTTVFLKNDNEKVYYPNSALSTMPISNFYRSPDMYDTIDFAIDVKTSMESIAALKSRIKGYLESKPTRWHPIHTVNLKDILDVNKINMALCAQHTMNFQNIREKSIRRSELVMELKKIFEEMSISYQLLPQKVELSYVGTNPLPVNVSQGR; this comes from the exons aTGGATCCGTCCAACGCCAACGCCAATCCGAAGCCCCCGGCCGGCGCCAATGGCGACGTCGTCCTCATCATGCCGCCCGAGCAGCCGCAGCAGCAGCGGGCCACGGCGGCCGACGCGCCCAAAACCCCGCCAAACCCcgagaagccgccgccgccgacgccgacctCGGCGGCGGCCCCGCCGCGCCCGCATCTGCCGAACCCCGAGAAGCCGCCGCAGAGCCCCGCGCGGCCGCCCCTGGCCCCCGCCCAGGGCGCGCTGCTCCGCCGCCGCTCCTCGCTCTCCAAGCCCAAATCCCGCTTCGTGGAGCCGCCGACCCCTACCGCCCCCTCCTCCCACCCGTCCCCGGCGCACCCGGCCTCCACCGCCCAGACCCCGCGCCCCGCCTCCACCCCGCAGACCCCGGGcgagggcgacgacgacgacgacgtctTCCGCAAGGGCGGCGCGCCCACCGCCGCCACGGCGGCCAAGTGCCGCCGCAGGGCCTGCATCTCGCTCGAGCTCGCCGTGCTCGTCCTCTTCCTCGCGCTGCTCGTCGTCAGCCTCGTGGCGCGCCCGCTCAAGGGCCACTTCGTGTGGGGGCTGGAGATCTGGAAGTGGTGCGTCATGGTCATCACCGTCTTCTCCGGCCACCTCGTCAGCCACTGGGTCATCGCCTTCGTCGTCTTCCTCATCGAGCGCAACTTCCTGCTCCGCAACAAGGTGCTCTACTTCGTCTTCGGGCTCAAGAACAGCGTGCAGGCCTGCCTCTGGATCGGTCTCGTGCTCATCGCCTGGTCTCAGCTCTTCGACCAGGAGCAGCTGGGCCGCACGGCCAAGACCGCCAGGATCCTCAACTACGTCTCCAGATTCCTCGCCTCCGTGCTCATCGCGTCAGTCATCTGGGTGGTCAAGACATTCATCATGAAGGCCATCGCGTCCACCTTCCACCGGAAGGCCTTCTTTGACCGGATCCAGGAGAGCCTGTTCCACCAGTACGTGCTGCAGACGCTCTCGGGCCCTCCATTGATGGAGCTAGCGGAGAATGTTGGGCGGGAGCCAAGTGGGCGTGTGAGCTTGAGCAGGACGAAGGATGATAAAGGAACGCCCAAGGTGATCGATGCCGTGAAACTGAGGAAGATGAAGCAGGAGAGGATCTCAGCTTGGACGATGAAAGGGCTCATCACGGCAATCCGAAGCTCAAGGCTTTCAACAATATCTCAAAGTATTGAGAGCTTTCATGAGTTTGATGAAACGGAGCAAAAAGATAAGGAGATAAATAGCGAGTGGGAGGCAAAGGCAGCAGCCGATGCCATTTTCAAAAATGTTGCAAGGCAGGGCTACAA GCACATTGAGGAGCTGGATTTGCTGAGATTTTTCAACAGGGAGGAGGCAGCCTTGGTGCTTCCGATGTTTGAAGGGGCATCAGAGACGGGGAAGATAAAAAGATCTGCTCTGAAAAATTGGGTG GTAAGTGCATACCTGGACCGCAAGTCACTAGCGCATTCTCTGAATGACACAAAAACCGCAGTCAGCCAACTTCACAGCCTCATCAGAATTCTAGTACTCATTATAATCATCATTATCACTCTGTTGTTGATGGGCATCGCCACGACCAAGATCCTTGTTGTCATCTCATCCCAGCTTCTTGTTGTGGTCTTCATATTTGGAAATGCCTGCAAGACTGTATTTGAGGCCCTCATATTTGTTTTCATCATGCATCCGTTTGATGTTGGGGACCGCTGTGTCATCGATGGAATACAG ATGGTTGTCGAAGAAATGAATATATTAACCACTGTTTTCCTGAAGAATGACAATGAGAAGGTATATTATCCAAACTCTGCATTGTCCACAATGCCAATCAGCAACTTCTACCGAAGCCCTGACATGTACGACACCATCGACTTCGCTATTGATGTTAAAACTTCAATGGAGAGCATCGCAGCTTTGAAATCCAGAATTAAAGG GTACTTGGAGAGCAAACCTACACGGTGGCACCCTATCCACACGGTAAACCTGAAGGACATCTTGGACGTGAACAAGATCAACATGGCCCTGTGCGCCCAGCACACGATGAACTTCCAGAATATCCGGGAGAAGAGCATCAGGAGGTCCGAGCTTGTGATGGAGCTGAAGAAGATATTCGAGGAGATGTCCATCAGCTACCAGCTTCTGCCTCAAAAGGTCGAGCTTAGCTATGTCGGCACAAACCCGCTGCCCGTGAATGTTTCTCAAGGCAGGTAG